A window of Maioricimonas rarisocia genomic DNA:
CCTTCACGTTTTCCGGCAAGGGGGCCGCGCTCGAGAGAGCCGAAAAGGGAAAGGCAAGTGAACTCTCGAGTTCCCTGGGACGCAATTCCCGCTCGGAACTCCGCAGACAGCTGGAAGGCCAGGCGCTGTTTGGGAATGAGTCGCAGATTCGAAGTGGGCGAGAGCTTCAACTGAACGGTCGGGACGCGTTCCAGCGCCGGTTCCGGGAAAGGGAGATCGAGCAACTGCAGGAATCTCTGTCGTTGCAGGTCCAGCAACAGCAGCAACTCGAAGCGGAGCCATTCTCACTGCAGCAGGCCGGGCAGATGCCGGCGTTCGGCAGGGACGTTTCCGTGGCCGGAACGATTGTCGGGGATCTGCAGGGGCTTGGCGGCGGAGGTGTGCCGGCCCCGTGGACCAGTGCGGGAGGGCTCTCACTGGAGATGGAACTGCCGCAGACGGGCCGCGAACTGGTGTTCACCAAGGTTGGCGGTGACCCGGTGCTGACGCTCTCGGTTCGCCCCCGCGAGACGGTCACGATCGGACTGCGCAGCGTCTGGGCCATCCTGGGCGTGGTGGTTGTCGTCTGGCTGGCCATCAGCATTGGACGCGCCGGTGCCGCCGGCCGCGTGATGCAGCGAATTCCGATCCTGCTGATCGTCGTCGGAGGTCTCGGGTTTCTGCTGCTCGGCGAACTGCGACCGCCGGCCCTCGGCCTCTTCCTGCTGGGCGGACTGATTGCCGCAATCCAGTACGTCATTCGGACGCGGACGCAGCGCGCCTGATCTTCAGACGCGCTGGTCGTCGTCGTCAGAACCGTTCGACCGAACGATCAGAACCCGTAGCGGGCGTTCGACGGATCGAAGTCGATGTCCTCGAGGTCGACGTTCGTTTCCAGGTCGAGGTACAGGTAGTCCTCGATCAGCGGTGCCCGATCACCCTGCCGCGCGGGAAAGCCGTACTGCTGAACGCGAATCGGCAGACCGCTGTCGGCATCGAGGTAGAGCCGCGTCATCTGGAACTTCGTTTCGGGGCGACGCGAAGCGTGGGTGCTTTCGATCACCTTGCAGTGCAGCTTGCCGACACGCGCCTTGGGGAAGTAATTGACACTGATGTCGTCGAGCTTCGTTTCCGAGAGCCACTGCTGCATGACGGTGTCGACCATGGTCCGCATGCCGAGCATCGTCAGCGGATACCGGTTCTCTTCCATGGCCAGCTTGCCGTTGGGATCGAGGGAGATCGTTCCCACCAGCGAGGCCAGGCCGACTTCATGAACGAGCAGCTTGCCTCCGTTGCGGTTCGCGACGTACAGCACTTCCCGACCGGCATGAGGCTCGAGGAACTTGAGGTACACGCTGAAGGGCTTCTCGCGGAGCTTGAGCTTCATCCGGCTGCTCGTAAGCCGGCGGCCGATCACCTCGCTCTTCACGAACGTGGCCTCGTAGTCCTCGACCGCATCGAGGCGATCACGGCTGCGGGCGGCCATCTGCAGGGCGGGAACGAGCGGGTGTTCGGAAGGAGCTTCTTCGATGCGGGCGGCGATTCGCGAGTCGGCCATCAGGGCCGATCCGACCCAGGCCCCGGCCAGCAGTCCCGTTGCCGTTTGCGCCGTCGTCCGCAACCAGTTGCGACGTGTGGTGGCCTCGATCGCTTCTCGCATGTTCTGCATGTGTCCGCCCTGTCTGGAAGTGACTGGAGAGGGTCGGCAAGCAAGCGCGACGCGGGCCTGCGTGAGTGCAGGTGAGATCCGGTTGCCGACGTCCTTCGCTTAGGTCTTCGGCAGAGCGGGCGCATCGGCTTTGAACCGAAGCGCCGCTGCGGATGAAAAGTCGCAACAGGATGCCGATCAGACCGAACAGGGCATTCGGCGCCTGGGGGGACATCCGTGGCGGGCGTCCGCGAGAGGCGGATCGCGAAAAGAAGGAAAAAGGTGCCGGGCGGATTCGAACCGCCGAATAACGGATTTGCAATCCGTCGCCTTAGGCCACTTGGCTACGGCACCGGTGTACAGAAGTATTTCGGCAGAGGCGGGTCGCCGACATGACCGAAATAGCAGGCAGAATCGAAATCACTCCAGCGAGCGGTTCACTCTGCCAATCCGGAACAGGTCCTCCAGACGCCCCAGATGCTATTGAGCCCTGCAGAATCGGTCAAGCGTACGCCGGCCGTCTCGCAGGAAGACGTCGGAGGCCACCGGCCTCAGGTCCGGACACGCCGAACCGCTGTTGAGATCGGCTCGCAAATCTCGTTTCTCCACCGCAGATTGGAAGAATTGTGACGAATTCTCTGCGAGTCGAAGTGGTAAAGCGGTGACGGGGCGGCAACTTGCTTCCCCGGAATGTGAGAGATATCCTCAAACAGGACGCCCGCAACGGGCAGACACATTCTCACGGACGTTGTCTCGCGATGATTGCCGCTCTCGCAATCGCTCACCGGGGCAGCACGAACATCCTCGTCGCTCCAATGTCTGGACGCTGTCGCATGATGAGTTCCCGGAGTGCCGCACTGGTCACCCTCGGCCTGCTGATTCTGGCAGGGCTGACCCGTCCGGCTCATGCTGCCGAACCATATCTCGAATTCGTGCAGGGGCTGCGGGAACGCGGTTACTACGACGTGGCCCTTCAGTATCTGGGCGAGATCGAACAGGACGCCAACCTGCCGCAGGATGTCCGCGATCGCATCCCCTACGAGCGGGGCGTGGTGCTGCTCGAAGGAGCCCGCCGCCTTAACAATCTCGACGAGCAGCGGAAACAGCTCGACAAGGCGCAGGCGTCGTTTGAACAATTCGTGACCGACGCCCCGCAACATCCTCTGGCCGGCCAGGCCAACACCGAGCGCGGCCGGATCCTGATGGAGAAAGCCCGCGTCGAGATCTGGGACGCGGACGATCCGGCGAACGAGGGCAATCGCGATGCGTTCCGCGAACGGGCACGCGGCTACGTGCAGAAAGCCCGCGAGATCTTTCAGGCGGCACACGATCAGCACAAGGCGGCCTGGGAGAAGTATCCCGTCTTCATTCCCGAAGAGGAGAAGCAGGCTCGCAACGCCCGGGCCGAGGCCGAAGCCCTGTACATGCAGGCCCAGCTGGATCTCGCGCAGTGCGGCTACTGGGAAGCCCAGACCTACGACCGCGAAAGTGCCAAATGGCGGGAACTGCTGACGCAGGCCTCGCTCGATTTCGAAGAGATCCACACGAAGTATCGCAGTCAGATTGCCGGACTGTACGCCCGGTTGTGGCAGGGCAAGTGCTTCGAGGAGATGGACGAGATCCGCATGGCGCTGGGGATCTACAACGAGCTGCTCGAACACGATCCCAACACCGCGTCCATGCAGGCTCTGCAGGACCAGACCCTGCGGTTCCGACTGATCTGTCTGAATCACGACAAGCGGAAGGACTACCAGCTGGTCGTTCAGGAGGCGACGGACTGGCTGAACGAGGCTCGCTCGCGGGCCCGCACGACCGTCGGCCAGGGAATCAAGTGGGAACTGGCCCGGGCCCTCGAACATCTCGGCACGGACCGCACCTTTTCGGAAGCCCAGCAGAAGAACTTCCTCTCGCAGGCACTCAATCATGCCCGCGCAATCAACCGGTATCCGGGCGAACTCAAGGCACCGTCCGGAGCGCTCATCCAGCGTCTGATGGTCGCACTCGACCGGCCGGAAGGAGATCCGAAGGACTTCGACACCGCCTACGGTCTGGCCAGCCAGCTCCTGGAAGAAACCAAGTCGCTCAATACGCAGATCGAGCAGGCGATCACGAAGGGACAGAAGAAGGAAGCGGTCGAACTGCAGACCACGCTCAGGGCGACGGCAGCCGAGATGACGCGGCTGTACGACATCGCTCTGAAACTGGCCGATTCGGGCACCGACGTCGACCAGGTGATGATCGCCCGACTGCGGCTCGCCTGGGGCTACTTCCTGCAGGAAAAGTTCTACGAATCGGCGACCGTCTCCGGGTATGTCGTGCTCAAGTACGGCAGCGAATTCGGTGAGATCGCCCGCGAAGCCGCGTTTCTGCAGCTTGTGGCATTCAACCACGCCTATGTGAACGCGCCGCAGGACCAGCGTCAGTTCGAAACGGACCAGATCATTGCAGCGGCCGAACTGTTGATCGAAAAGTTTCCGAACTCCGATCGCGCGACAGACGCCCGCACGACGGTCGCCAACGTCTACTGGAACGCGAAGGACTACGTGAAGGCCGCGGAATGGTGGGCGGCAGTCCCCTCCACTGCGACCGGTTTTGCCAAATCTCAGGTGCAGGCCGGGCAGGCCTACTGGACCGCCTACACCGAAGCGGTGGGACTTCCCGCGGCGGAGCGGCCTGATGCGGAAGCGCTCAGCGACCTTCGCGACAAGGCCGAGACGTTCATTGCGAAGGGCGTCGCGGAGTTCGAGAAGCAGACTCCCGCGGATGCGTATCCCTCCGAACTGATCCTCGGCAAACTGACGCTCGCGCAGATCCGCAACCTGACCGGGGTGTACACGACCGACAAGGAGTCGGGGACGGTCGGCGCCGTCGAACTGCTGACCGCTGAACCGCATGCCGTCACGACCGCCGTCGCGGTACCGGAGGGCCAGCAGCGTCCGCAGGATCCGAACAACATCAAGAGCAGCAAGATCGCCAGTTTCGCGTACCAGCAGCTGCTGCGGGCCTACATCGGCATGCGTGACCTCGACAAGGCCCGCGAAGCCCGGGCCAGCCTCGAGAGCGCCGCTGCTGGTGACGATGCGGGAGCCCTCACGCAGGTGTACGTGGCATTCGGCCAGGAACTGCAGCGGGAACTTGAACAACTCAAGGCGGCCGACGAAACCGAGCGGCTCAACGAAGTGCGGGCCGGGTTCGAGAGCTTTCTGAACGATCTGTTTGCCCGCAAGGACGGCCAGACATTCAATTCGCTGCTGTGGATCGCGGAAACGTACGCGAGCCTGGGTGAGGCGACCGAAGAGGACCCGACTAAGTCGAGCCAGTACTTCGACAAGGCCGCTTCGACCTACCGCGACATGCTCGAGCGGGCCGCTGCCGACAGCACGTTCTTCTCCAAACCGCAGCAGGAATCGGTCGTGAAGCTTCGGCTGGCCGATTCCCGCCGCCGTCAGGGAGATTTCGAGGCGGCCGAGCAGGTGATGCTCGAAGTCGTCGCCGAAAACCCGAACGTACCCAACGTCCAGTTTGAAGCGGCCCGCCTGTACCAGGACTGGGCGGCGAGCGGTCAGGTCGACGCCTGGCAGAAGTACGAGACCGCGATCGACGGTCGCAGCGAACCGGCACCCGTCTGGGGTTGGGCCAAGACCGCTCAGTTGCTGCAGCGGAACCTGATGGTCAATCGGGGGGACGAGAAGCTCGAACAGATGCATCTCGACGCCCGGTACAACCTCGGCGAATCGTACTATCAGTTTGCCCGCGAACAGTCGGACGATGCCGCTCGCGAGAAGCTGCTCGAGAAAGCGCACTACGCGGTCGAGGCGTTCGTGCGGATCTCCGGCGACCTGCCGGACGAGGAGTTCGAGCGGTTCGACGAACTCTACCAGAAGATCCTGGCCGATCAGGGACAGCCGGTCGTTTCGCTGGCCGAGGTCGTTGGGACCGGACCGGCCGCGAAGCCTGCCGATGGAAAGCCCGGCCCCGCAAAGACGGCACAGGCGACGCAGACCGCTGCCGAGGGAGCCCCGCGTGAGTCCGGCGGGACGAACATGCTGATGGTCATTCTGCTGCTCGTCGTGGGGGCCGGAATGGTGGGCGGCATCTACTACATGTCGGTATCACAATCGAAGAAACGCCACGCGGCCGTTGCCGCTGCGGCGGAGAAGTCCGGGGGCAAGCCCCGGCGGCGCTCCAAAGCCCGTGTCTGAAACGTTCACAGATCTTCTGTCGGACCGGACCGTGCCGGCGTCGTTGATTTCGGGAGCACAGCAAACGATGAAGCGGAATACCCTGCCCCGATTGCTGGGGCTGTTCGTCGGTCTGGCGATCGTCGGCAACCCGGCCTGGGCCGTCGACTCCGTCACCCGCCGGAGCACCGAGAAGATTGCCGCCGGAGAAGTGACTTCGGTCACCCGGGACGAAGTGGTCGTCACGCCGAAGGTCGGCTCCGCCACTACGATTCCCGCCAACGACATCGTCAAGATCGAGTGGGAAGGGGCTCCTCCGGCCCTGAACCTGGCCGTCGGTCAGGAACTGGGCGGCAACCTGGCAAATGCCCTGAATGGCTACAAGGAAGCACAGGAGGAGGCCGGCAGTTCGTCGAATTCGAACATGAAGGCCGACATCCAGTTCCTCGTGGCCCG
This region includes:
- a CDS encoding DUF1571 domain-containing protein, giving the protein MQNMREAIEATTRRNWLRTTAQTATGLLAGAWVGSALMADSRIAARIEEAPSEHPLVPALQMAARSRDRLDAVEDYEATFVKSEVIGRRLTSSRMKLKLREKPFSVYLKFLEPHAGREVLYVANRNGGKLLVHEVGLASLVGTISLDPNGKLAMEENRYPLTMLGMRTMVDTVMQQWLSETKLDDISVNYFPKARVGKLHCKVIESTHASRRPETKFQMTRLYLDADSGLPIRVQQYGFPARQGDRAPLIEDYLYLDLETNVDLEDIDFDPSNARYGF
- a CDS encoding tetratricopeptide repeat protein codes for the protein MMSSRSAALVTLGLLILAGLTRPAHAAEPYLEFVQGLRERGYYDVALQYLGEIEQDANLPQDVRDRIPYERGVVLLEGARRLNNLDEQRKQLDKAQASFEQFVTDAPQHPLAGQANTERGRILMEKARVEIWDADDPANEGNRDAFRERARGYVQKAREIFQAAHDQHKAAWEKYPVFIPEEEKQARNARAEAEALYMQAQLDLAQCGYWEAQTYDRESAKWRELLTQASLDFEEIHTKYRSQIAGLYARLWQGKCFEEMDEIRMALGIYNELLEHDPNTASMQALQDQTLRFRLICLNHDKRKDYQLVVQEATDWLNEARSRARTTVGQGIKWELARALEHLGTDRTFSEAQQKNFLSQALNHARAINRYPGELKAPSGALIQRLMVALDRPEGDPKDFDTAYGLASQLLEETKSLNTQIEQAITKGQKKEAVELQTTLRATAAEMTRLYDIALKLADSGTDVDQVMIARLRLAWGYFLQEKFYESATVSGYVVLKYGSEFGEIAREAAFLQLVAFNHAYVNAPQDQRQFETDQIIAAAELLIEKFPNSDRATDARTTVANVYWNAKDYVKAAEWWAAVPSTATGFAKSQVQAGQAYWTAYTEAVGLPAAERPDAEALSDLRDKAETFIAKGVAEFEKQTPADAYPSELILGKLTLAQIRNLTGVYTTDKESGTVGAVELLTAEPHAVTTAVAVPEGQQRPQDPNNIKSSKIASFAYQQLLRAYIGMRDLDKAREARASLESAAAGDDAGALTQVYVAFGQELQRELEQLKAADETERLNEVRAGFESFLNDLFARKDGQTFNSLLWIAETYASLGEATEEDPTKSSQYFDKAASTYRDMLERAAADSTFFSKPQQESVVKLRLADSRRRQGDFEAAEQVMLEVVAENPNVPNVQFEAARLYQDWAASGQVDAWQKYETAIDGRSEPAPVWGWAKTAQLLQRNLMVNRGDEKLEQMHLDARYNLGESYYQFAREQSDDAAREKLLEKAHYAVEAFVRISGDLPDEEFERFDELYQKILADQGQPVVSLAEVVGTGPAAKPADGKPGPAKTAQATQTAAEGAPRESGGTNMLMVILLLVVGAGMVGGIYYMSVSQSKKRHAAVAAAAEKSGGKPRRRSKARV